In Microcaecilia unicolor chromosome 1, aMicUni1.1, whole genome shotgun sequence, the following are encoded in one genomic region:
- the LOC115465102 gene encoding protein ZNF783-like, producing MPFTQVPVAFEDIAIYFSQEEWKDLEKWQKELYKDVMKENYQILISIGAGSPAVTPDIISHIEQVEEPYVGDELGSEESKAEKNSCSGEFNNKRDCCKTTELKSGMNSWEL from the exons ATGCCTTTTACTCAG GTGCCAGTAGCCTTTGAGGACATTGCCATCTATTTCTCCCAAGAGGAGTGGAAGGATTTAGAAaaatggcagaaggagctttatAAAGATGTGATGAAGGAAAATTATCAAATCCTGATCTCTATAG GAGCAGGATCTCCAGCTGTCACCCCTGATATTATATCTCACATTGAACAAGTGGAAGAGCCGTACGTCGGAGATGAGCTGGGATCAGAGGAAAGCAAGGCTGAGAAAAACAGCTGCTCAGGTGAGTTTAATAATAAGAGGGACTGCTGTAAAACTACTGAGCTGAAGAGTGGAATGAACAGCTGGGAACTGTAG